From the Veillonellaceae bacterium genome, the window AGAAACAAAATATTACATATACCTTTCTCGAATATCGTTCGATATTGAGAAAGGCTTGTTTGCTGTACTTATTTTTCTTTAAACAAAAATTGTGGATAAGGCCTTGACTTTAATTAGCTGGTCTTTGTCCCACGTGTCCCACGTATTCGCTAACTCGGATAGCTTGCAATTAAACGAAACAGCGGACCTGTCCCCCTGTTTCTTAGTTGTATGTTATGCACTCGCGATGTTAACCGTTTAAAGATATTTTTGTTTTACCTCATCTATTATTTGAACTAATATATCAAGACTTTTTCTAACATCATCTTTTACTTGATTATCCAAAGTTTTTAGGTTGCTTATAAGACATTCATGAAAGGAGGAATATCTCTTATTAAAATTATTCATCAGTTTTTCTTTTTCATCATTTTCTTTTATTTTGTTAGCATTATCTCTTAAGTACTTATATTGGTTTTCAAGTTCCGTTACCTTTAAATCCATCCCCACGATAGATTTCCTTAGTTTTTCAACTTGACCTTTTGTCAGTTTTAGCTCATTTTGTATTTTTTGCATTTCTTCCTGTAAGTGTTTGGGATATTTGTTTATTCCGTAATCAATAGGCGTTCTTGGTGTTTTGTATATTATTATTGCATCTGGATGAAATCCACCTTCAAGAATAATATGCCCATTCATTGCTATGCATTGGTATTGTTTGGGTTCAATTACCTTTCTTAACCCCTTCAATTTGCTCTTCAATCTTTTGAATATTATCTACTTCCAGCTTAACCCTTGCATCAACAAGTCTGTACTCCTGGGCTTTCATTGTATCACCCACCTCCCATTTGTACATGTTATTGAGCTATAGGGTTGTCTTATTCCCATAATAGTAAATTATTCGAAGGGCTTATGAGGTTAGGACTGAGTTTATTTTAAAAATTGACTTAACGCAAAATTTCAAGCCGAAAGAAGTCAATATATGATAATCCTCAATACAGTCACGATACCCCCAATGATCAGTAGCTCATATCTCGTTTATTCCAATACTTTTCAGATAATCATATGTCCCATCATAGAAATGCGGTTCTCTTGACTTATCATTCTCATCACCATGAGGTATAAATATAACCATTCCTTGACGCGCGCGAGTTAGTAATACCCTGTAAGCGTTTTTTCGATACAGTACATTTTCTGCTTTATTAATTTTATTCCATTTAGCCCCCACAAAATTGTAATATTGAAATGCTCCATCAATAAATCTAAAATCGGCATCCCAAGCAACCAGCGCCCAATCCAGTTCAAGACCTTGAATATCAAATTCTGTAGCCGCGTCTTCTAGAAAGTAAGACGATCGTATATCATCCTTCCCATTTAAAAACCAATTTTTAGCTTCAATTTTACACTGTGTCCATATACCAAAAGGTTTTAGTCTCATTGACCCAGAGCTAGCAACCACTCCATATCGTTCGCTACCTCTAGCTTTTTCTTTTATCCATGCTTTAGCTTGGGTTATATCCCTGGTTATTGTAATTGGGTACCGCTCATTAAGTGTAGAATACAGTTGCTTTGCCTTTTCTTGATTAACATCCAATATAGCTTTAACTAATTCAGAAACGTGTCCACTTCTAAAAGAACGTAATGAGACAGAGAGATGCAATTCCTCAAGAGGTTCACATTCTAAATCTGAAAGCATCGCTTTTAAGTCGTTGTTATGTGTGTATTCAACGTCCGTAATTTTATTAGATATGTAAACATGCCAGTGCGTAAAACAGCGGCGGAGTGCATCAAACCATTCTGGCAAACCAGCTTCCCCAGTATTGATCTCTTGGCCACCCCCAATAAGGCATATGATGACTGCCCAATCCTGATGCCTATCCATAACACTTATAAGAAATTCGGGCTCTGACATATTGAAATCTGGTTTACCTTTTTTCTTTTGCATAAAACTTGATGTCTGTTCAAGAGTCCATGCGCGTTGGGCCTCGTCGAAAATTACAACCTTTTCAATAGGTGGAGTATCAACTGATAGGGCATCATCACGAAAATGGTGAATTAATTGAATGAATGCCTTGGCTTTCATCAATGCTTCACTCTTTTTTATTTTCTCGATTGAATTATCGACTTGATTCCTAGCAAGTGCTTCCTGTAAAACATCTACTAAAGGACCGTTTCCTGATAAAAATACAGCATGCTCCTCTTCATCAAACCGATGACGCTCATTAGCAATATTTAGTCCTGCCAAAGTTTTACCTGCTCCAGGTACACCAGTAATAAAGCAAATGGCCTTCTCTTTATTTTGTTTTGCTTTTTCAATAACTTTAGTAATTGCGTCAGTCGTTTTACTCAGGTTTAAGTGTCCTGAATCCGATCTCGAAATATCTGTTACGCTATGTCCACGATAAAGTGCTTGAGCAGCTTCGATAATTGTCGGTGTAGGCATATAAATAGAGTTTTCCCATTGCTCTATAGCAATAGCCTTATCTTTATACAGGCAACAAACATTTTGGATGATTTCCGATAGATCGTCACCGTTACTGAACATAGGCTTTATTATGCCATCAGAATATTGGCTAATATAGTTTTCCTTTCTCTCAGCCCGCGTTGCTACTACAATAGGAATAATGATTTTATCATGGCTTTCCTTATGAAAGTTTTTTAGATCTAATGCATAGTCCATCACTTGCTCAACAGCATAATTATGATAAACGCTGTCTCCAACTTTAAATTCCAGCAAAAAAACAAGCCCGTTTGTTATAAAAATGTTATCAAGTCGTTTTCCAACACGTGGAATAGTATACTCAAATATAATACTCCCCTCAGAAAAAGAAGAAAGCTGCGTTCTTAAGAGACGTATTTGATACAGCCATGCATTTTTTTGCGTGTCATCAAGTCCATACTGATTGTTTCGAGAAAGTTCTCCTAATATTTCATTTTCGGTTTGCGCTAAAAATATACCTATAGATGCTGAATAGTAATATCTAGTCATAAAATACTCCTAATTTACCTTTTTACACTTACTTAGAATGCCTATAGCCTTGATACTTAAAAAAATACACTAATTTCACAGAGATAATATGTGTTATATTTCAACGTAATATTAGTCATTCTCAGGTCTTACACAAACAGCATTTCGACTACTTCCCTCATGCCTAATAGCTTGTTTCCACAATAATTATTCAAGTCCTTCATTCCAAAAAAGTCACGCACTGAACGATCAATATCTTTTTGAGGGCAATACCTAAAGAAAGATCCGCGTACATCTTCCTTACCCCTTCACCAAATTTACAGGTCAATCAGGGCAACCATCATATTCCGCCCAGAAACCACAAAAAAAGAAGCCCTCAAGCCCCGATTTCTCAAGACT encodes:
- a CDS encoding DUF2075 domain-containing protein, which translates into the protein MTRYYYSASIGIFLAQTENEILGELSRNNQYGLDDTQKNAWLYQIRLLRTQLSSFSEGSIIFEYTIPRVGKRLDNIFITNGLVFLLEFKVGDSVYHNYAVEQVMDYALDLKNFHKESHDKIIIPIVVATRAERKENYISQYSDGIIKPMFSNGDDLSEIIQNVCCLYKDKAIAIEQWENSIYMPTPTIIEAAQALYRGHSVTDISRSDSGHLNLSKTTDAITKVIEKAKQNKEKAICFITGVPGAGKTLAGLNIANERHRFDEEEHAVFLSGNGPLVDVLQEALARNQVDNSIEKIKKSEALMKAKAFIQLIHHFRDDALSVDTPPIEKVVIFDEAQRAWTLEQTSSFMQKKKGKPDFNMSEPEFLISVMDRHQDWAVIICLIGGGQEINTGEAGLPEWFDALRRCFTHWHVYISNKITDVEYTHNNDLKAMLSDLECEPLEELHLSVSLRSFRSGHVSELVKAILDVNQEKAKQLYSTLNERYPITITRDITQAKAWIKEKARGSERYGVVASSGSMRLKPFGIWTQCKIEAKNWFLNGKDDIRSSYFLEDAATEFDIQGLELDWALVAWDADFRFIDGAFQYYNFVGAKWNKINKAENVLYRKNAYRVLLTRARQGMVIFIPHGDENDKSREPHFYDGTYDYLKSIGINEI